One genomic window of Leptospira perdikensis includes the following:
- a CDS encoding radical SAM protein yields the protein MAETSTLNQRPASSIKLLEEMERTYKDLPMEAIVKQDILRQGIHFFPEAFQVKDPYKSKDYFIFSFDHIPLADLKDGADTKAPEEIKISGGHFGLLKTVISTRNNPNSPYKMKLKEGIPTLFLEETEIGSAEYPPIPSWYKHKTKSGKLPGEIAPVIEWGYLLYLTVFRNCQYFGKDEECAYCDINHNYRQQKGAGRPYTGVKDVEDILEVLSWVDAEDQIAKVYTLTGGSVLTNLKKKSEVDFYLQYPEAIEARFPKRWMGKLVAQAFEKEDCQKFKDAGIQIYHPNYEVWDKALFEKICPGKSSWIGYENWIRRVVDSAEVFGPENVIPNFVGGVELSEPWGFKTVAEAINSTKQGLDFFMSKGIVPRFTAWCPEPYTTLGQQAGPPLVYFCELLRAWKETFEQYGLPTPPGYGEPGPGKAVFSVSAFMDVIGYSGRN from the coding sequence ATGGCTGAAACCTCTACATTAAACCAAAGACCTGCCTCCTCCATCAAACTCCTAGAAGAAATGGAAAGGACATACAAAGACCTACCGATGGAAGCCATTGTCAAACAAGACATCCTGAGACAAGGGATTCACTTCTTTCCTGAGGCATTTCAAGTCAAAGATCCTTATAAATCCAAAGACTATTTTATCTTTTCCTTTGATCATATTCCCCTTGCCGACCTAAAAGATGGGGCAGATACCAAAGCTCCAGAGGAAATCAAAATCTCAGGGGGACACTTCGGCCTTTTAAAAACAGTGATCTCCACGAGAAACAACCCCAACTCTCCCTACAAAATGAAACTAAAAGAAGGAATCCCCACTTTGTTTCTAGAGGAAACAGAGATTGGTAGTGCAGAATACCCACCAATTCCTTCGTGGTACAAACACAAAACCAAGTCAGGGAAGTTGCCAGGTGAGATCGCACCTGTCATCGAATGGGGTTACCTTTTGTATCTGACAGTGTTTCGTAACTGCCAATATTTTGGAAAAGACGAAGAATGTGCGTATTGCGATATCAACCACAATTACCGCCAACAAAAAGGTGCGGGTAGACCGTATACGGGAGTGAAGGACGTAGAGGATATCTTAGAAGTCCTCTCTTGGGTGGATGCCGAAGACCAAATTGCCAAAGTATACACTCTTACAGGGGGTTCTGTCCTTACCAATCTAAAGAAAAAATCAGAAGTGGACTTTTATCTCCAATACCCAGAAGCCATTGAAGCTCGGTTCCCCAAACGATGGATGGGAAAACTTGTGGCCCAGGCATTTGAAAAAGAAGACTGCCAAAAGTTTAAAGATGCTGGAATCCAAATTTACCATCCCAATTATGAAGTTTGGGATAAGGCACTTTTTGAGAAAATCTGTCCTGGAAAGTCGAGTTGGATTGGTTATGAAAATTGGATTCGCAGAGTTGTGGATTCAGCGGAAGTGTTTGGTCCAGAAAATGTGATTCCTAACTTTGTGGGTGGAGTGGAACTCTCCGAACCTTGGGGTTTCAAAACAGTAGCGGAAGCAATCAATTCCACGAAACAAGGTTTAGATTTTTTTATGTCGAAAGGAATTGTTCCTAGATTTACCGCTTGGTGCCCTGAACCTTATACGACTCTTGGCCAACAAGCGGGCCCACCCCTTGTGTATTTTTGTGAACTCCTCCGTGCATGGAAAGAAACCTTTGAACAGTATGGTTTGCCTACTCCTCCTGGTTACGGAGAACCGGGTCCTGGAAAGGCAGTGTTTTCAGTTTCAGCTTTTATGGATGTGATAGGATATTCTGGACGAAATTAA
- the fliS gene encoding flagellar export chaperone FliS, giving the protein MSLARKTGASAYNEYKANEISTVSQIKLIVMLFDGAIRFLGVAKDNMTPRKYDVVNNNIIKTQDIITELLLSLNMEEGKEVANNLLSLYVYLKKRLLEANMLKDKKIIEECIKILIELKMSWEELEKKDTPNPSANPGTRPTGISITG; this is encoded by the coding sequence ATGTCGCTTGCGAGAAAAACCGGTGCCTCTGCTTACAATGAATACAAAGCCAATGAGATATCTACCGTTAGCCAAATCAAACTGATTGTGATGCTCTTTGACGGAGCCATCCGATTCCTAGGTGTGGCAAAAGACAATATGACTCCCCGAAAATACGATGTTGTGAACAACAATATCATCAAAACCCAAGACATCATCACCGAACTTTTACTTTCTCTCAATATGGAAGAGGGGAAAGAGGTTGCGAACAATCTATTGTCCTTATACGTTTATTTGAAGAAAAGATTGTTAGAAGCCAATATGCTGAAAGACAAAAAAATCATCGAAGAGTGTATCAAAATCCTCATCGAATTAAAAATGTCATGGGAGGAGTTAGAAAAAAAGGACACTCCCAATCCAAGTGCAAATCCTGGCACACGACCTACGGGAATCTCCATTACCGGTTAA
- a CDS encoding flagellar protein FlgN, translating to MISSKQTTKQLLQKKIQYLDSLISNLKREDELLSYRDADSAVKLEFKNETYVRKLEEVDRELWERQEIEVYSADEIAISETVFERLDEARNLQQKVQELLVFEMNESKKEYWEFSIKRKLKFHLIQSSGLSWTKNYC from the coding sequence ATGATTTCATCCAAACAAACCACAAAACAACTTTTACAGAAGAAAATCCAATATTTGGATTCTCTTATTTCCAATTTAAAAAGGGAAGATGAGTTATTGTCTTACCGAGATGCAGACTCCGCAGTGAAGTTGGAATTTAAAAATGAAACTTATGTAAGGAAGTTGGAAGAGGTCGACCGGGAACTGTGGGAAAGGCAGGAAATTGAAGTTTATTCTGCAGATGAAATTGCCATTTCCGAAACTGTTTTTGAAAGATTGGATGAAGCAAGAAATCTCCAACAAAAGGTACAAGAATTACTTGTATTCGAGATGAATGAGAGTAAAAAAGAGTATTGGGAATTTAGTATCAAACGAAAGCTAAAGTTTCATTTGATTCAGTCCTCTGGTCTCTCATGGACAAAAAATTACTGT
- a CDS encoding DUF1574 domain-containing protein, with product MKSKPFLLYPVALFFFVFLVDKIFLLPVFHEEFLQAGNSVFYFQRTVLAKRLLTDKELSDKKLALVFGDSRSYPFSELGIPEPYRKDWTLYNFSSPQGIPMNSYIQLKKLLESGVKPEFVILSLSPEAFDDNKGFILSPFLRMGCDKDCLDIVWKDIPLKEKWTYFLDKIFTIRSVELNLSLFTSRLKQGKLREYKSRYNQEFQLINYTKGEYLIYGVQSNPIEKIKKDTLRIGSLYMSSYSLGESQKPYVEAFLELTKKNQIKTLVLWPKVYGDYYNYYEKFHIKEIWWDPMEILATSYGAYPLNWNKPGTCDLFNDASHQSAFCFIDQMKEIWVNYAEK from the coding sequence TTGAAATCAAAACCGTTTTTATTATATCCAGTGGCTCTTTTCTTTTTTGTCTTTTTGGTAGATAAAATTTTCCTTTTGCCTGTCTTTCATGAAGAGTTCCTTCAAGCAGGAAATTCCGTTTTTTATTTTCAACGAACAGTGCTCGCCAAGCGATTGTTAACGGACAAAGAGCTGAGTGATAAAAAACTGGCTCTTGTTTTTGGGGATTCACGGTCGTATCCGTTTTCAGAATTAGGAATCCCTGAACCTTATCGAAAAGATTGGACTCTTTATAATTTCAGTAGTCCACAAGGAATTCCTATGAATTCCTATATTCAATTAAAAAAACTATTGGAATCGGGTGTTAAACCGGAGTTTGTCATTCTTTCGCTCAGTCCAGAAGCGTTTGATGACAATAAAGGATTTATTTTGTCTCCGTTTCTTCGAATGGGTTGTGACAAGGACTGTTTAGACATTGTATGGAAAGACATTCCCCTAAAAGAAAAATGGACTTACTTTTTAGATAAGATATTTACCATTCGTAGTGTAGAATTAAATCTCTCTCTTTTTACTTCCAGACTCAAACAAGGGAAACTACGAGAATATAAATCACGTTATAATCAAGAGTTTCAATTAATCAATTATACCAAAGGGGAATATTTGATTTATGGGGTTCAGTCTAATCCTATTGAAAAAATCAAAAAAGACACACTCCGAATTGGAAGTTTGTATATGAGCTCTTATTCTTTGGGTGAATCACAAAAACCTTATGTAGAGGCTTTTTTGGAACTCACAAAGAAGAATCAAATCAAAACACTTGTTCTTTGGCCTAAGGTTTATGGTGATTATTACAATTACTATGAAAAGTTTCATATAAAAGAAATTTGGTGGGATCCAATGGAGATCCTTGCCACTTCTTATGGAGCTTATCCTTTGAATTGGAATAAACCTGGAACTTGCGATTTATTTAATGATGCATCCCACCAGTCTGCTTTTTGTTTTATCGATCAGATGAAAGAGATTTGGGTAAATTACGCTGAAAAATAG
- a CDS encoding lipoprotein LipL45, with product MKASKLTIMGLALLFTGLTVCKKPDAEVSEAPKKAADLSAVVVFAVGDSKIQHADQTEEKAQLGALLKSGDNVVTGDNGKVDIQFADGSSIRISPKSAIDFAKLSQDNSGTTDTQIALVSGKVFAKVNKAKKEDNFTVVTPTAIAGVRGTSFIVEAADGKPAKVKVVDGAVAFAPRVPALEKLSTEEISGNADLKKLQDSLAKAEVILEKDQASTQSAKSADLAKSADIKSLDLSKAFKTSEKEKLVVENAKLTKNEEQEIKTIVTVDKQTAQEIVKLSESAQTEKLDELKKQEIDAKRQVIEQDVAKRQEAEKKKFEESLANQPKEFKSKKDIVNYYERIEKIVLVDGKTVIGAIINQENGQLIVHTENGVKKIDMDNVEEVIYDLQQKSKF from the coding sequence ATGAAAGCATCGAAACTAACCATAATGGGCCTTGCGCTTCTTTTTACTGGTCTTACAGTTTGTAAGAAACCAGACGCAGAAGTGTCCGAGGCACCTAAAAAAGCGGCAGATTTATCTGCGGTAGTCGTATTTGCGGTAGGAGATTCAAAAATCCAACACGCAGACCAAACAGAAGAAAAAGCACAGCTTGGTGCCCTTCTGAAATCCGGGGATAATGTAGTCACAGGCGACAATGGAAAAGTAGACATCCAATTTGCGGATGGATCGAGCATTCGTATCTCTCCTAAGTCCGCGATTGACTTTGCAAAACTCTCCCAAGACAATTCAGGAACTACAGACACTCAAATTGCTCTAGTTTCCGGAAAGGTATTTGCGAAAGTTAACAAAGCTAAGAAAGAAGACAACTTTACTGTCGTAACACCGACTGCGATTGCGGGTGTGCGAGGAACGTCTTTTATCGTAGAAGCTGCTGATGGAAAACCTGCGAAAGTAAAAGTAGTAGATGGTGCGGTTGCATTTGCTCCACGTGTTCCTGCTTTAGAAAAACTTTCTACAGAGGAAATTTCTGGAAATGCTGACTTGAAAAAACTCCAAGACTCTCTTGCAAAAGCAGAGGTCATCTTAGAGAAAGACCAAGCATCCACTCAATCAGCTAAGTCTGCTGACCTTGCAAAGTCTGCTGACATCAAATCTTTGGATTTGAGCAAAGCATTCAAAACTTCTGAGAAAGAAAAACTCGTTGTTGAAAATGCAAAACTGACTAAAAACGAAGAACAAGAAATCAAAACAATCGTGACAGTGGACAAACAAACTGCACAAGAGATTGTAAAACTTAGCGAATCAGCTCAAACTGAAAAGTTAGATGAGTTGAAAAAACAAGAAATTGATGCTAAGAGACAAGTGATTGAACAAGACGTTGCAAAACGCCAAGAAGCTGAGAAGAAAAAATTCGAAGAGTCTTTGGCTAACCAACCAAAAGAGTTCAAATCTAAAAAAGACATTGTAAACTACTACGAAAGAATTGAAAAAATCGTATTAGTAGACGGTAAAACAGTGATTGGAGCGATCATCAACCAAGAAAACGGTCAGTTGATTGTTCACACTGAAAATGGGGTCAAAAAAATTGATATGGACAATGTGGAAGAAGTCATTTACGACCTTCAACAAAAATCTAAATTCTAA
- the fsa gene encoding fructose-6-phosphate aldolase — MNLFLDTANIDEIKKVHELGLLDGITTNPSIIAKSGRKFTEVIKEICSFVKGPVSAEVLATDAPTMIKEGLELSKIAENVVVKVPLIPEGIKAVKVFSEQGIQTNVTLCFTANQALLAAKAGASFISPFVGRLDDIGYDGLELISEIRDIYDNYGIETQILAASVRHPIHFKEVALRGADCVTLPYSVFEMLFKHPLTDSGLAKFVEDSKKLNW; from the coding sequence ATGAATTTATTTTTAGACACAGCCAACATCGACGAAATCAAAAAAGTCCATGAACTTGGCCTCCTAGACGGGATCACCACCAACCCATCCATCATCGCAAAATCCGGCCGTAAGTTCACGGAAGTCATCAAAGAAATTTGTAGTTTTGTAAAAGGACCTGTGAGCGCAGAAGTCCTTGCCACTGATGCTCCCACGATGATTAAAGAAGGTTTAGAACTTTCTAAAATTGCAGAAAATGTAGTCGTAAAAGTTCCCCTCATTCCAGAAGGAATCAAAGCAGTGAAAGTTTTCTCGGAACAAGGAATTCAAACAAACGTCACACTTTGTTTTACTGCAAACCAAGCCCTACTTGCTGCCAAAGCGGGTGCTAGTTTCATCTCCCCTTTTGTGGGTCGTTTGGATGATATTGGTTATGATGGATTAGAACTTATCTCTGAGATCCGAGACATTTATGACAACTACGGAATCGAAACTCAAATCCTTGCAGCATCTGTTCGTCACCCTATCCACTTCAAAGAAGTAGCTCTTCGTGGTGCTGACTGTGTTACCCTACCTTACTCTGTATTTGAAATGCTTTTCAAACACCCACTTACTGACAGTGGACTTGCAAAGTTTGTTGAAGATTCTAAAAAATTAAACTGGTAA
- the purN gene encoding phosphoribosylglycinamide formyltransferase: MGKIKRVVFLASGRGSNFTASVEYIRKKKLKLDLVALVTDNPEAKALGIAKSFGIATKVIPYTTYPQKAEYHKDLLGEVETFDPDLIVACGYMRILKSEFVLRFRNRIINVHPSLLPAFPGLDSQKQALDYGVKVAGCTVHFVEEGVDTGPIILQKAIAIAPEWTEKELSLAILAEEHKILPLAIQLFCEDKLKIKERKVEILK, from the coding sequence ATGGGAAAAATAAAACGTGTCGTTTTTTTGGCCTCGGGTAGAGGGTCCAATTTTACCGCTTCCGTCGAGTACATTCGTAAAAAAAAGCTAAAGCTCGACCTGGTAGCCCTTGTGACAGACAACCCCGAGGCAAAGGCCCTCGGCATTGCTAAATCCTTTGGAATCGCGACAAAGGTCATTCCCTACACAACCTATCCCCAAAAGGCCGAGTACCACAAAGATCTCCTTGGGGAAGTCGAAACTTTCGACCCAGATCTCATTGTGGCTTGCGGTTACATGAGAATTCTAAAATCAGAATTTGTTCTCCGGTTCCGCAATCGGATCATCAATGTCCACCCAAGTCTCCTTCCCGCCTTCCCTGGACTCGATTCCCAAAAACAAGCATTGGACTATGGGGTAAAAGTTGCAGGGTGTACGGTTCATTTTGTGGAAGAAGGTGTGGATACAGGTCCCATCATATTGCAAAAAGCGATTGCCATTGCTCCCGAATGGACTGAAAAAGAACTATCCCTTGCAATCCTTGCGGAAGAACACAAAATCCTTCCGCTCGCTATACAACTGTTTTGTGAAGATAAACTAAAAATCAAAGAAAGAAAGGTAGAAATCCTAAAATGA
- the lipA gene encoding lipoyl synthase produces the protein MNPLKKKPRSKNISPRTQHPEWMKVRVSFPTDGDALSQVRGEVESKKLHTVCESASCPNLNHCWNRRTATYMLSGDICTRRCQYCDVAFGKPNALDLEEPERVATSVAELGLRHVVLTAVNRDDLKDGGAGHFAETITKIKSYHPSCSIEVLIPDFKAKEESLQILYASKPNIINHNIETVERLFPTIAPQKNYKRSLDVLKHISENGFLTKSGLILGLGENEEDIKQCLGDLYSHGVRMLTIGQYLQPGPTHYPVQEFVKPEAFEFWKEYSYKIGFKIVASGPLVRSSYHADEYFSDQTSN, from the coding sequence ATGAATCCGTTAAAAAAGAAACCTCGCTCCAAAAATATCAGCCCCCGGACCCAACATCCAGAGTGGATGAAGGTACGAGTGAGTTTTCCAACAGACGGAGATGCCCTCTCCCAGGTGCGAGGAGAGGTAGAATCCAAAAAACTGCATACGGTTTGTGAATCTGCTAGTTGTCCCAATCTCAATCATTGTTGGAACCGACGCACTGCCACTTATATGCTTTCTGGAGATATCTGTACAAGACGGTGCCAGTACTGTGATGTGGCCTTTGGAAAACCAAACGCATTGGATTTAGAAGAACCGGAAAGAGTCGCAACGTCTGTGGCGGAGCTCGGGTTACGTCACGTAGTTCTTACTGCTGTGAACCGGGATGATTTGAAAGATGGGGGTGCAGGACACTTTGCCGAAACCATTACCAAAATCAAATCCTATCATCCTTCTTGTTCCATCGAAGTTTTGATTCCAGATTTCAAAGCCAAAGAGGAATCCTTACAAATCCTCTATGCATCAAAACCCAATATCATCAACCACAACATTGAAACCGTAGAACGACTCTTTCCAACGATTGCCCCTCAAAAAAACTACAAACGTTCGCTCGATGTTCTCAAACATATTTCTGAAAACGGTTTCCTTACCAAAAGTGGATTGATTCTCGGGCTTGGAGAAAATGAGGAAGATATCAAACAATGTTTAGGGGATTTGTATTCACATGGTGTGCGGATGCTTACCATTGGCCAATATCTCCAACCAGGCCCCACTCATTACCCTGTCCAAGAATTTGTAAAGCCTGAGGCTTTTGAGTTTTGGAAAGAATATTCCTATAAAATTGGGTTTAAAATCGTAGCATCCGGCCCACTGGTTCGTTCTTCTTACCATGCCGATGAATATTTTTCCGACCAAACTTCCAATTAG
- a CDS encoding HPP family protein: MKAPLSVKRNKRSLRFAIWSLISSSVSIWSILAITNLSGHSLLIGSFGATAVLLFAVPDAPLSQPRNLIGGHLISASIAVILVATLGTNFFTIGFSVGLSIFVMYMTHTLHPPGGATAMIGVLGGVGADFIIFPVFIGIMILLVNALVVNNLVHHRKYPVVWF; this comes from the coding sequence ATCAAAGCACCGCTTTCGGTAAAAAGAAATAAACGTTCTCTCCGGTTTGCTATTTGGAGTTTGATTAGTAGTTCTGTATCCATTTGGTCGATCTTAGCCATTACGAATTTGTCCGGTCATTCACTTCTTATTGGTTCGTTTGGGGCCACAGCCGTACTTTTATTTGCAGTACCAGATGCACCACTTTCTCAACCAAGAAATTTAATCGGAGGTCATTTGATCTCTGCTAGCATTGCAGTGATTCTTGTGGCGACCCTCGGGACCAATTTTTTTACCATCGGGTTTTCTGTGGGACTTTCGATTTTTGTGATGTATATGACTCACACCTTACATCCACCAGGTGGTGCAACGGCTATGATTGGAGTACTCGGAGGAGTGGGGGCTGATTTTATTATATTTCCCGTGTTTATCGGGATAATGATTCTACTTGTGAATGCTTTAGTAGTAAATAATTTGGTCCACCACCGAAAGTATCCGGTGGTGTGGTTTTAG
- the purH gene encoding bifunctional phosphoribosylaminoimidazolecarboxamide formyltransferase/IMP cyclohydrolase: protein MIEIKRALVSVSDKAGITEICSFLAKNGVEILSTGGTYDALSKAGIPVKKVDEFTGFPEILHGRVKTLHPKIHGGLLGDTTNPDHVKQMETNGIVPITLVIVNLYPFVKTVMKPDVTLEDAIENIDIGGPSMLRSAAKNHKNVVVLTDPKDYESFQSEFTANKGKVSRETAFQYAAKVFSETASYDSAISTFFNKKLDIKYPDKITFAFNKKQKLRYGENPHQDAAFYEPLFIKSQFEALQGKELSFNNMLDFDAAFHVASLLPKNAVSIVKHLNPCGIAFGENVLESFELARKTDPISAFGGIIGIHGRVEKESAEEITKNFVEGVIAESFSEEALEIFGKKPNIRLIPIAKFDEALDELDLRSLHHGLLIQNRDYDLITKDKLKIVSKKQPTADDLEGLMFAWNCVKFIKSNAIVYTDQNSTLGIGAGQMSRVDSVELGAMKAQKVGLSVVGSYVGSDAFFPFRDGIDAIAKVGAKAIIQPGGSIRDEEVIQAADEHGLIMVFTGMRHFRH from the coding sequence ATGATCGAAATCAAACGAGCACTCGTATCCGTATCCGATAAAGCCGGAATCACGGAGATATGTTCCTTCCTCGCGAAAAACGGAGTGGAAATTCTTTCCACCGGTGGAACCTATGATGCCCTCTCCAAAGCAGGTATTCCTGTCAAAAAAGTAGATGAGTTTACTGGTTTTCCAGAAATCCTACATGGCCGAGTGAAAACCCTTCATCCGAAAATCCATGGTGGACTTCTCGGTGACACAACAAACCCCGACCACGTAAAACAAATGGAAACTAATGGAATTGTTCCCATCACTCTTGTGATTGTGAACCTTTACCCATTTGTAAAAACGGTGATGAAACCAGATGTAACATTAGAAGATGCGATTGAAAACATTGATATCGGTGGACCGTCTATGCTCCGTTCTGCGGCAAAAAATCACAAAAATGTTGTGGTTCTGACTGATCCAAAAGATTATGAATCTTTCCAATCAGAGTTTACGGCAAACAAAGGAAAAGTATCTAGAGAAACTGCTTTTCAATATGCTGCTAAAGTTTTTTCGGAAACTGCATCTTATGATTCCGCCATATCTACCTTCTTTAATAAAAAGTTAGATATCAAATATCCTGATAAAATTACTTTTGCTTTTAACAAAAAACAAAAACTGCGTTATGGTGAAAACCCACACCAAGATGCTGCTTTCTACGAACCACTATTCATCAAATCACAGTTTGAAGCCTTACAAGGAAAAGAACTCTCTTTTAATAATATGTTGGATTTTGATGCAGCATTTCACGTGGCAAGTTTACTTCCCAAAAATGCAGTTTCCATTGTAAAACACTTAAACCCATGTGGGATTGCTTTTGGCGAAAACGTTCTGGAATCCTTTGAACTCGCAAGGAAAACAGATCCTATTTCTGCTTTTGGTGGAATCATTGGAATCCATGGCCGTGTGGAAAAAGAATCTGCGGAAGAGATCACAAAGAACTTTGTCGAAGGTGTGATTGCCGAAAGTTTTTCTGAGGAAGCTTTGGAGATTTTCGGGAAAAAACCTAACATTCGTTTAATTCCTATTGCCAAATTTGATGAGGCCTTAGATGAACTAGATTTACGTTCACTTCATCATGGACTTCTCATTCAAAATCGTGACTACGATTTGATCACAAAAGACAAACTAAAAATTGTTTCTAAAAAACAACCAACAGCTGATGATTTAGAAGGTTTGATGTTCGCTTGGAACTGTGTGAAGTTTATCAAATCCAATGCAATTGTTTACACGGACCAAAACTCAACTCTTGGAATTGGAGCCGGACAAATGTCCCGTGTGGACTCGGTGGAACTCGGTGCCATGAAAGCTCAAAAAGTGGGACTATCCGTTGTCGGTTCTTATGTCGGTAGTGATGCATTTTTTCCTTTCCGAGATGGAATCGATGCCATTGCCAAAGTGGGTGCGAAAGCCATCATCCAACCTGGTGGATCCATCCGTGATGAAGAAGTCATTCAAGCGGCAGACGAACATGGTCTCATTATGGTTTTCACTGGAATGAGGCATTTCCGTCACTAA
- a CDS encoding pseudouridine synthase — protein sequence MRINAFLAKLGLGSRRKVEELVLAGRIKVNGSTITDLSFQVAETDSVSFDGKSVQLEEDSLKRPKIIAFNKPPGYLTSHEDKFHENTIFSLLPEGFQKYNYAGRLDLDSRGLLLLSIDGDFIQKVTHPRNKIDKEYIISLKQPVAWKPIADEFMLGVREGGETLRALSVKPANVVPEKTNPGFTSYLSIILKEGKKRQIRRMCKAKEMVVLDLYRIRIGKLDLRDFVLEEGKYKVVTEEQVLGKPTP from the coding sequence ATGAGGATCAACGCATTTCTAGCCAAATTAGGTCTCGGTTCCCGTCGGAAAGTGGAAGAATTGGTCCTCGCGGGCCGAATCAAAGTGAATGGAAGCACCATCACAGACCTCTCCTTTCAGGTAGCCGAAACCGACTCTGTCAGTTTTGACGGAAAATCGGTTCAACTGGAAGAGGATTCACTAAAAAGACCCAAAATCATTGCCTTCAACAAACCACCAGGATACTTAACTTCGCATGAAGATAAGTTCCATGAAAATACGATCTTCTCACTTTTGCCAGAAGGATTTCAAAAATACAATTATGCGGGTCGTTTGGATTTGGATTCTCGGGGGCTTTTACTATTATCCATTGATGGGGACTTTATTCAAAAAGTAACTCACCCAAGGAACAAAATTGATAAAGAATATATCATTAGTTTGAAACAACCTGTCGCTTGGAAACCGATCGCTGACGAATTTATGTTAGGTGTAAGGGAAGGTGGTGAAACACTTCGGGCACTTTCTGTAAAACCAGCCAATGTGGTTCCCGAAAAGACGAACCCAGGGTTTACCAGTTACCTCAGTATCATTTTAAAAGAAGGAAAAAAACGGCAAATCCGTAGAATGTGTAAGGCCAAGGAAATGGTGGTTCTTGATCTCTATCGAATTAGGATTGGAAAACTGGATCTACGCGACTTTGTGCTGGAAGAAGGCAAATATAAGGTTGTTACCGAAGAGCAGGTTCTTGGGAAACCGACTCCTTAA